The window ATTGTCTCTCAAAAAATGCGATATGACCTGACTCATTTTTCGTGTAGAATTTTCACGAAACCAATGAATTTCGCGAATTACAAATTAGGCTGACTTACGTTCATTTATGCGAAAATAGAAGCCAAAGTAGGCCCCCAGTTGCAAGAGCATTCTAGTAAAAATTATTCtaattaaatcttctaattaaGTACTATCTACCCTTACTAGAATGTCATAACTTTCCAATCTATTCTTTATTGCGCGTTTCAGCTATAATCACTTGAAACAGATTTGTTGCGGAAAACGCGTGAAAGAAAGAATCTACGGTTCGAAAACGCGCTGTTGCAAAAAGCTACTTTTCAAACGAACCGACTCTAGACGATGTTGTCGCGGTAAACTTTACAATCCTAACGAAAAAGGCTGTTGTCGCAACCGTGACAAGAAAACCGCACGACTTTATCCAAAAACCGTCAGATATCTTTGCTGTAAGGGAGTCGTGCACCATTACATGGGTACCTTGACTGGAAGCCAAGTTCCGGTATGTATCATTTCGTTGAGTCAATGTCTTCAAGTAATAAATAATCAAGGCCTAATCTATTACAGCAACATGACTGAAGTGCTAAACTTTTTCCCTTTTAATAAGTGTATCTTATACCGAAAGTGGGTACCTGTGACATGCCTGTGACATGGTTGCTTTAACTGAAaacctagatccgcccctgaaatGAGGACCCACGATAGAAGGCTTTCTTATCAAAAGGACAACTTTCATCTTAATTCTTAGTCACAAAAAACATCTAGCTATcctctttttctaaatttcactGCGTGATTAGAGCTGGTCATGTTGCGGTCGACGTTGGTACAATCACAACACGCACGTCTGTTGCGGAGGCCGACTGATTTACATAAAGAAAACCGGTCACGTGTGCTGCGGTTCGACCTATCAGCGCACGCAGGGTCCTCCGGGTAGTTTCATCTGTTGTCAGGATATACTGCACGGAAAACGCTACGGTAAAAATACGAGATGTTGTCAACAAATGCCGTACAACAGGAAAACTCACATCTGCTGCGGATGTCATATCTATAGACGAAAAAGCAAACATTACGGTAAAATAGCTACGGTTTAAATCAACTTTATTGTCAATTTATGACAAATAATCGCGATACATTAATACGCACATACTACACAGATGACGGAAAACACGCCACAACATTCCACCGACCCATGTATGGAGCGTACGTACACACGTCACAATTACCTAAATATATAAACTCGAGTTTTTGTCCAAAATTACTTACTACCGATTCCCATTTGTACCATTGGCAATGGAATCCATTTGTTATAAAAAAAGTCGATGATTTATTTCTAGCTTGTTGCGGTAACTATTACGGGCTACTGCCGTACAACACCAAGACCCATTACTGCTGTTGTAACCAGGTGAAACGTAAACCACGTGTTAGACCTCCGTGGTGGAAGTGTTGCGTGTCTGAGGTATATAACGGCAACACTCATATTTGTTGTAACGGTCGCGTTCAACCGAGATTCCCTCATGGACATTCTAGAGCGTAAGTATAAACTCattgtctttttttcatattgctGATAATATTTGACCGTCTGATTTTTTGTCTTGGGTCGCCACTGCCGGAAACCTGCCAAATACAAAAGTGAAAACGAAAACGGGCATCCCACTTCAAGAAACGTCGGGAATGCAACACTTAAAAATTGCAAAACATAAAGCAAATAAAACAAACTTGCAAAACATAAAGagtatttagtttttatatcATCTCTTTTTTAACATACGAAGTTGTTGCGGTAAGTTCACGTACAGCACGAAGACACACGTCTGCTGCGGAATGGCAGTTTACCCGAAGAGTTCCAGCCACAAATGCTGCGGAGGTTTGTTCCGTTATAACGTCTTCAACGAGAAATGCGTCAGCGGTGCTATCGAGCAAAAAGGCGGTCGTTAGAGAAACGCAGAGCTTTTATACGATTTGAGGCCGCGTTTTTATTGACTGTGTCTGCCAAATTCAGGGGCTGGTTGTTTGTCTTGTCTTTAAGTCCAAAAGAGATCTTTAGACCAGACTTGAATTGTATGATTAAAAATTAGGTCAGGCTGGTCTTAATTAAGTAGTATTACTATCTATTTTCTGTGATTCCTCCCCTTCTCGGAGCGTCTTTACTTCATCGATACGTACACATTAGTTGTTGAACATTGTTTTTTAGCGTAGACAGCCTCGAATCGTAATAGTgttaaatcttaaatatttcatcgaaGGAAAACTTCTTTAAACTTCCATGCATTTTATCAAATGCAGTTTACAAGTTCGGGAAATAGAGAAtggaatatttctatattccgTTGGTGAAAATAGCTGACACATTTCTAAACTGATGTttgtaatttttcaaagttaaATTCCTCAGTTAGATAAATTGGAGTTGTATTCTTCGATTCTAATGAATGACTAAGGCGACATTTAtaagaatttctaattttctcaaatttgtgAAAAAACACCTAAATATCATGGTTGTCTTCTTGTcaatatttctgtattatCTCAAATATTCTTCGTGTAATAAATATCGAATACGAtgcattttgatttcattttctttttgttcttTTGAGACGGCTTAGACTGTAAGATCGCCGGTGTCCCAAACAAACTACGGCGGAGGAACATGAAGTGCACAGATTATCAGTCTTTTAAAGTTCTTGGATTGGAAACATTCGAATGAAATTGTTTACGCCAGTTTCGATTGACTGAAGGGAATTTCGGTCTGCGCAGAATGACACCGGATACACACTGGCTGCTGCATAACTCCCCGGTCGGGTTTACATATTCTGACTTTCGTGGCCCGCGTATTCTGGGTGCCGGCTGGGGTCGAAACGAAGACGCAAGAAGAGAATTCCAGAATCCCTTCCCGCAGAGACCAATCTCTCGACTGATAACTAGTCCAGATCAGAATTTGCGGGCACTGTGGACTTTACATAAATCTCTAACAGGGCCGCCTTCGGCACGACAGCCCACCGTCCCTTAACTGTGGACCCTCTGGGTCGGCGAACCCCACCCCCATGGGATATCAGTGCATGACAGAATGTAATTAGTATCTCTCATAATGTTCGACAAGAGTCGCCAACAGTCGCCAGTGAGTGCAATACTGCAAAACGTCCGTGCACGGAGCCACTGCCGACATCCGCATTTTTAGCGCGCTTGACCGTATCATAGGTCCGATTCCAAAATCCGCAATTTACCttcaattcatgtaaataaataattcaatttattttattgcCTCTGTTTTCTTTCCGtcgttttttattcaaatatgaaatcGAAGAGAGCCGAAAATGGCGTCGAGTCAACGTAACCCGAGAGAACTGAGACAAATGGTTGAAAACAGTCACAACGTGAGTGAAAAACGAAATTCAATGACCacaatttcaacaaatattaTCTTTGTCATTCAAATAAACTAAGATTTAGCAAGATTTAAGCTTATCGTGAATTTAAAGATCAAGATAAATGTTTAAAGATGGGTAAGATGCTTCGAAAGTTCCGtggaattcaattttgaagtttttcaaaacttcaaaaatgcgttaaatttttaattttgttaactaaaaagtgctgattttggcaaataAGAACGATGGCCACCGCGGTCgaccatcttgattctgatgaATTCTCTTTTTTCCTCAATTTCGAATATTTCTAGGACGTTAACGAAATGCAggcaaatttagaaaaactgCGAAACCTTGCGTCGGATGATAAAACGGAGAACGCGATGCTGCGAGGTCGTATCGACGAACAATCCGAACTGATCATGATATTAAAGAATCGATCGGACGAGAACATCGTGCGTTCGCAAGCCCTCGAAAAACTGAACGCCGACCAAGAGCGGCAGCTGCGCGAAGCGACCGACGCGCTCGCATTGGAAACGATGAAATTCCGGATGTTAGAAGATCGTTTCGGCGTGCTCGCCGAGAATCACGAAGAGATGATACGAATCAAGGACGAGTATAAACGTCTGAACGAAGAGCTGCGTCGACGGAACGAGAAATTGAAAAGCGACAATGAGGGTTTGTTCAGTGAGGCGATCGTCGAGAGGGACGAGAAGATAGGCGCGTTGCAGACGGAGCTTAGCCGTTTGAAAACTCGATATGCTGATCTCGACTCGCAATATAAGTGAGTAGTTTGATTTATGTGAGCCTCAATGATGGTAATCGTAgtttatattgaattgaaaatgtctccggtgaagcactgaacacatgttaAGTGGGGAAAATCAGTTTTATgaagtgcgctgataaaatatctaatgtctCTGGTATTTGTACTTCATTGataatgtctcaggtgaagcactgaacaaaATTGGGAGAATGGTGACAATTTGCCCTCACTTATTGCCATTGctttaaattgaaatattacttTTCTCGGCAGGAAAATAGAAGCGGAATACAGCACTACGAAAGCAGTTTTCGATGGGAAATGGAAACAGCAGGAAAAAAATCACGAAAAATCAGTTTCTGATTTACGAAAGCAACTAAAAACTGCAGAGCAAGAACTGAAAGGTAGTTACTGAGAACAGATCTAGGATTCTGGTGACTCTGGAGTGTGGACCCACTTGTGGCAGAaggtcctactgcacactagtgacacctagtggatcctcacttgccacaagttgAATCCTGTGTACGCTGACAACTAAAGTTCACCGTGGATAGGCCATTCTCTAAAAGCATTTTCACTTTTGTTTGAATTGTAATTTCTAGTAACTCGTAACCGACTCGAGGCGGAACGAACGAACAAGCAATCGATGGACGACGACTCGGCGAAAAAATTGCAACAAATTACGCGCGaaaaagatgaattattagaCTTATGTATGAATCGCGGCAAAATAATTCAGGTCGGCAGATTTTTCGGGGTGGACTGGTTCATAGAACTGCTCTGTTCATAGAACCGGgatttttagaacaaaaatctCACATTTTTTCCAGGATAAACAAACGGAGAATAAGAAACTGTTGAGCAAAATCGAAGAGATGGAAAAATTAGTGAAAGAGATGGAGCTGAAATTCGAGTAAGTTCAACGAAGTTTGGGACTAATTTCAATGGGGAAAAGTGTACTTGAAAAACAGctctcatccattaataaatggAATATAGAAAAAATAGATTCCATTTCGAATGAATTTTTCTCATGGAATTTGTCTCTTTTTTAATTTTgctcaaaacttttttcctgttgattctgaaaaaagaaattgttgTTTCAGGCGTGAAGCGGCTGCTGTGAATTCGAATGTGGCGGTAAGAAAGATGAGACAAGATGTTGAAGAGGCGGAGAAAAAGTACAACAGCATCGTGCAAGTGAGTTTTTGGTGGAAATTTTTAGTGGAAAAATCCCCGGGAAAAAAGTGGACGAAAAAGTTTCTGGAGAGAAGTTTAGATAATCTTGTATTTGGTCTTTAGAAATGCATCTCAGGCTGCTTTATTTTCCAAAGACTAATCAAGAATGCAGAAAAAGTTCGGACAATTCCTCTGATTGTCGGAGGaggtctctgaaaatggtttaccaTCCCCCGATTGTCAGAGGCAGTCCCTGCAAAATGGTTTTGcgtcccctgattgtcagagGCAGtccctgaaaatgaattactgtcccctgattgtcagggacagtctctgaaaatggtttactgtcccctgatagtcaggaacagtctctgaaaatggtttactgtctcctgattgtcaggaacagtctctgaaaatggtttactgtcccctgattgtcaggaacagtctctgaaaatggtttactgtcccctgattgtcaggaacagtctctgaaaatggtttactggaCGTAATTTATCAGATGTCTCATTTCCTTCTGATTAACAGGAGTACAACGCTTACAAGAAACACACGAATTCACTGATACAAAAAGAGCGAGATCTGAACGCTAAACTGCGCCACCTGATGGGATAATCTCGAACTGAGCGCTGTCTCCGCGCGGCGCGAAAAACTTTACGCACTTGCTAGTCGAAAATAGAGATTAAGAAACTGGGATTTAGCGCTGGTCTGGATAAGCCAAAACCTGCGGCTAAAAATTTatgtaaaatgatttcaatgttatagatttctatgatatattttctatagatgtattatttatttgtatataggaatatttttcaattttatgcCTTGAAATTTACTTAAACATAGCCTTAATGAGATTTTTTACTTAATGAGATTATTTATTGTTCCTGTGAACAAGAAAATTATCGTTTCTGGCGATATTCCGTCCCTGACCTGGTGTCACAAACTTGTTAATATCATACAGGTACCAATCTGTAACCTGGAGACATTCACTTTTGTATTGTATTGCATGgccgatcagtttttgatcaGTGTgtcgataaaatgtctaatgtctggtgtttgtaaggtgaagttctgaacacttGTGTAGTTTTGatgatcaatttttgaaagtgtgttagtagttcattttcaatcagaaatgtctaatgggtgaattactgaacacatgtgaagtgtctGGGTGGTTTATTTTTACTCACAGCCTCTATGTTAAGTGATGATATAAGGAATTAAATGTATCAGAtgtaaaagaaataataaaattttattcattttgtttcaCCATGATGTTATCAGGATATTATTAAGACGTCGTGGACGGATGATAGACATCCAGCTTCATCAGCTGGCTTTGCTTTTAGCTAACCTGACCCTAACCCATCCCATCCTGATTggcttaccctaaccctagcatgTTGCGACGTAGAATACGAAGACGTGTTCGTCTCGGAgagagcgagactcgaacccgggtaAGAGAATTACTAGCACAGCATCATACTACTAGACCACCGCGCTCGCTGAGAATGTTTGAGTACACcttcaccttaccctaaccctctagACCGCAATCCTAAATTCAGTCTAAACAGTCGTTAAAGTTAAATTTACGACGCAGTATAAATAGCCACTTCGTTTTAAGAACTATCTTCCATCATTTGGGGAACAGGTTGCAGCTTTCTCTTGATCCAAAAAGGTTATTTCGATGTTTTGTGCCATTTGTCTGATTTTCACTGACCTAAAATCACAATGGAGCTATTGTAAAGATTTTTGGTAAGGAGACATGGTCCAGATTGGTTGAGTGGACCCCACAGAATCGGGGTAGTCCAGGTTCGAATCTGGGACACCCCTTATTCCCTACACTTCAGGAACGCCGTAGATTAGCCATTAgttctatatatttttgatagatGGCGCTTGTGAATTACGGTTTATCGCAAATCCTTGGCCACCTTCGGTTTtcttagtcgactatagtcgaactaaacgaaaccatATGTCCAaaagtcggaactatattccggaaatagttcgaaaatcaagcgcattcggttattaagtccgaccactagtcgactagatatgaaaaccgaatttggcccttgCTGTTGTCGATTTGCAGAATTCGAACCTTGACGCCTCTGTTTATCAGTCTAATACCTAGCCATCGTTCCCTTAACAACCCGACGAGTgtcgactggtattcagactatatACCCTGTTTATATATCCTCTATTATGCAGCATCCAGCTCACTTTTACATTTACATTGATAATAGATTTGAACCAGAGACACCGATTTTCATCCTATATTCACCAGACAGCTCCATCTAAATCAGTTCAAAGAGAGGATTAAAACCGCTGATTTCAAAGATAATTCAAACAAACGCAGAgataaaaaattatattgaaatctattttgCACCTGAAAAAAACTAAAGCAATTCGTATAACAGCCTAAAACTTTAACCATTTACATCAGCTGCTAGGTGTAATTCATCTAAAACTTCAACCGCACCTCAATATCGCAGTATCTTATGGTTCAAGTTTTCCAAGATCAAGAATCTGATGAATCGATAACCGATCGTGGTAATTCACCTAAAAAGACAGACGCGTATCGCGACTTATACATCTAAAGTATCAAACAACCGGATACCAGAGGTAAAAGTCACTATATATATACTAGTATTTACAATTCTAAAGATATTTAGTGTGAAAATTCGTGTCTATCCACAAGTGATTTTAACGGATGGACCTTTATCAGTTACATCAGTTACAggaccaggacccagttcggCAGTTATGAGTATTTCATCTCAcgtctgtggaactgggtcctagATCGAGTttcagttcaagttcaaggttGAAGTTGGCTTCatggaaaaaaagaattatgtACAAAGATATTAACACGCTCGCTGCCACCTAGTGGTTAAGGTCTGGTCGCCATTGCCAAATTATTTGCTTTCTGAAAACTTCACGTGTGCACCTAGTCTGAATACCTGTCGTTGTTACTGGTTCCCTACAACTTACAACTTACTCCTAACCCTTCCCTACAACGTTGTTTgtagaacgacggctaggtccTTGACTAGTGTGCACCAGACTTGAGTTACCCACATAGATTGTATCTTAGTCTCTCCATACTGCCAGACAATTGTTAGCTGGTTTCTCGCCTTTGCCAGGTCATTCATAACGCTATGAAATGACATTGAATCGATGACGATATAACTCGTCATGGCAAACTGCGGTGCACCCACCATGACGATTTATCTCGTCAGCGGCAGCAAACGTGTTAAAGAAGACCTTGAAACTTCATCGAAAAAATAAGAGAAGCCTCACAGTTTgtcaaaaactgtttcgtttGAGTTTGGTCAAACTTGCTGGAGTCATCTTAGTTGGAATAACCACAACTATGTTGACGGCTAAGTTAAGTAATCTCACGAGTTATCCGATGACAACGTAATAGAATTTGActgtaattgaaaattaaatgaatagaatttaatttaatGCAAAAACTCATCTGGTGAAACAGGCCCAACAGTGTCACAGAACAAGTGCAAGCCACGGAAATTACCGGTACTAACTCACGAAAATACGTTGTAAATAGTACGTATAAAATGTAACTGGTAACTGTGGCCCTACAGTCAGAGCGagttacaaaaataaaatacacGTGAAAATACTTGACAAATTCAACTCACTACCGCGGCGGAATTAGAACCTGCAGTGTTGTTGTAGCACACATGCTAGCCTTGAAAATAGGTAACCAATAAAAATATGTGTCAAATTTAACAGTGCCGGCACCCATGCAAgcaatgaaaatacaatcGCAGTCTTgttaaaaatgtttaaaacaaGCGTTACCGCCACCTGTCCGATCACCGTTACACTAATTGTCTTCGAATCTAAAATCTTTGTTGGACACCGAGACCTgagtttcatttgaaaaaatagaGGTAGCGACGTTGACCCAGGTGTCATAGTTCATGTCGTACCTTCGGTGTTTGGTCACTATTGTGGTAACCACGCATTTGATCACTAGGGGGCGTCGTTTGCGTGTGAGATTTACTGGGAGTTCCCGGAATTCGTGCGGCGAGTCCGCGAGTTATGAGTTCCTCGGCGAGATAAACATCCTGAAATTACAAAACAAGACTTTTTCATCGCCTTGCAAATATTGATCATCCACATTTCACATGTATCCAGaacttcatctgagacatctttaattgaaaatgaacaacaaacaccagacattagacattttatcagctgaCTTTCAGTCATCATCCAGACTGGTATAGTCTGAAGGGGTAGGGTTCCAGACCGCAGAATGATTTGTAATAAATACCTCAGTAGTAGATGTATCCACTAGCTGTAAACACGGTACTGATGTTCCTGATTCGGTTTCTGCGTAGTGTACAGTACGACCCATGAGAGGTTTCCATTTCGCGCAGTGAGACAGTTCTTCGAATGTCGAGATCGCTTCGTCGGTCCACCCCGCGGCTCCGTCTGCCGGTGAAACATCGGCCAGACGACATTCGATCGCTTGAAATGGAAGCGCGAAGAAATCGCTCCTGCGTAAAAATTGCggataagaaaaaataaaaacaaatttcaatacatGACCAGTAAACAGATAaaaatttcagtatttcaaaGTTAACTAACAAAACTCACAGTAGAtgatttaatgataataattaatcTGTAATTTTTTACAGCCCATAGATCATTGATTTTTCGAATCAATTAATCCTAAGAGTTAAACAAAGATGAGATAATAGATTGGAAGCAACGTCTGTGAACGTTTTAAGACGGTCACGATGTAGAGACAGATTGCCAGCACTggactggttcagagtggacGTGCCGGTACATTACGGAAATATCGATTTGAGAATTTATTACTAAACTTCATCATAACCAAAACAATTAACATAA is drawn from Tubulanus polymorphus chromosome 10, tnTubPoly1.2, whole genome shotgun sequence and contains these coding sequences:
- the LOC141911967 gene encoding coiled-coil domain-containing protein 89-like is translated as MASSQRNPRELRQMVENSHNDVNEMQANLEKLRNLASDDKTENAMLRGRIDEQSELIMILKNRSDENIVRSQALEKLNADQERQLREATDALALETMKFRMLEDRFGVLAENHEEMIRIKDEYKRLNEELRRRNEKLKSDNEGLFSEAIVERDEKIGALQTELSRLKTRYADLDSQYKKIEAEYSTTKAVFDGKWKQQEKNHEKSVSDLRKQLKTAEQELKVTRNRLEAERTNKQSMDDDSAKKLQQITREKDELLDLCMNRGKIIQDKQTENKKLLSKIEEMEKLVKEMELKFEREAAAVNSNVAVRKMRQDVEEAEKKYNSIVQEYNAYKKHTNSLIQKERDLNAKLRHLMG